In bacterium, the genomic window TGCCGGGCGATCCAACAGCCTCGACGATGGCTTCGATCAATGCGTCGGCACCGTGGACACGTACGAGCGTTGCCGCACGTGCATCGAGCTCGAGGATCGTGAGCAGACCCGTGCGTACGGCGTGTTCCAGTGTCAGGCCGAGGCTTGCTGCCTGACGAAGCAGGAGTTCCGGGGGTTCGCCGGTGATCAGCGCAGCCGTTTCGCCTCGGCTGGTGGCCGCATGCAGAAGCTCGAGGGCGAGGACCGTACGTCCACTCCCCGAAGGCCCCACGACGACCGTCGGGAGTTCCGGAGAAAGGCCGCCCAGGGAGTCGTCCAGGATGGGCACTCCACAGCGTTTCATGGTCGCAGGGGCTCGGCAGATTCCACGTCCACCCATCGTCGGGACGGGCACCCTGGATTAGACGCTGGCTGCGATGAATCCAGTCGGACTGGAACGAAAACCGATCCAGAGCGACTCAGGGAAAAACCCGAGAGGTTGGGTGAAAGACCCGGCCATCTTCGGTTCTAGGGAGCGTCCGAGCCGAACTCCCAGCGCACGCCCACGCCTCCGTAGAGGTTGCGATCCGGAGCCGGCTCGTAGTAGCGGCCGCCAAAGGCATTGATGCGGACATTGCTCTGGTAGGCACGGTCGAAGAGGTTGTTGACGCCGAAGAAGGGCGTGATTCGCAGGTGCCCCGCATGGAGGGGCCATGCCAGCCGGAGGTTTGAAACCAGCGCGCTTCCATCTTTCGCCGTGTTGGCGTCGTTCAGGTAGATATGTCCCACGTAGAGTGCATCCCAACTCACGAAGAATCCCGAGCGGTGGCGAAACGCGATCTCTGCGTGGAATTGGTTCCGGGGGGCGCCGGGAATGCGATTTCCGTCGAAACGGCCGGCTGGTGTCCGGTAGCGATCGAAGCGGAGATCCGAGTGGGCGTAGGCGAGCGAGAGGGTCAGCCCCGGGTGGGGCTCCACAGCGAGAGCGGCCTCGACGCCCCGCCTCGAGCTTTCTCCCGCATTTCGGAAGAAGCGTCTTTCCGGCATCGAAGCGACCTCGAAGGGAACGAGTTCGTCGTCGACATCGATGTCGTAGACGACGAGCTCATAACGCAAGCGACCCGGGAGCAGGCCTTTGACGCCCAGTTCGTAGCCAAGAGCGGTCTGGGGCTCGAGAGATGTATTGAAGCCGCCGGAGCCCTCGGGGTCCGCGAGTTCGGTCGTCGTCGGAGTCTCGAACGAAGTCGAGATGCGGCCGTAGACGTTGAAGGCCGTCGTCGGATGCCATAGCAGGGCCAACGCCGGGCTGAATTCGTCGAAGTGAATCTCTCCCGAGTCGTCCCCGTCGGAAAGGAAGTCATCGTCGACGTCGAACTCGACGCGGTCGAAGCGGGCACCGAGGCTCAACTCGAAGTCGTGCCCGAGATCGATCTGGCCCTGGGCGTAGAGGCCCCAGCCGGTGACGTCTTCGTGTTGGTCGAAGACGAGAGGGCCGCGATCGCCCATGAGATTGTCGAAGCGTTTGCGGCGGTCGCGTTGGGCATCCACGTCCAGGCCGACGACGAGCTGGTGCTGCCGATCGAAGAGCGTTCCCTTGCCTCGATACGAGAGCCCGCCCCCGAAAAAAAGACGCTCCAGATCCACGGCTCCGCCGGAGGTGAAGGGGAGCCGGTTCTCGAAATCCCGTTGCACCACGTAGCTCCGCGCGGCGATTTCGTGGGCATCCCCGAAGGCCTTCCGGTACAGGAGGCCGAGCTTCTGCTGATCCACCTCCTCTCCGGTGTCGAAGAGGAGATTGCGCGTCCTGGCTTGCCGCCGATCCGTGTGGACTTCTTCTCGGGTCAGCCCGCCCGGGTCGTCCGCCTTTGGTGAATCGACGGCATTCAAGACGAGTTGGAGCTGGGAGCTTTCGTCGACCTGCCAACGGAAGCGTCCGTTCAAATTGGATGCACGGAACCCGCTCTGATTCCGGTAGCCATCGACATGCGTTCGAGTGGCGTTCACGAGGTAATCGACGGGCCCCCCGCGTCCTGCAGTCTTCAGTTGCTGACGGGCGAAGCCCTGCGCTCCATAGGAAACCCGGCCCTCGACGAAGGGGAGATCCGGGGGTTCCTCCGTATGCAGATGGATCACGCCGCCGGCGGCACTCCCATACAGCGATGACGCCGGTCCACGCAGGACCTCGACCCGGCCCGTCGACCCGAGATCGATCGCATCGACGCCCGCTTGCCCATCGGGAAGCGTCGCCGGAATGCCATCCACGAAGAGCTTGATGCCGCGGATCCCAAAGCTCGAGCGGGCCCCGAAACCGCGGCTGGAAATGCGAAGATCCTGGGCGAAGTTGGCGCGGTTCTGCATGAAGAGCCCGGGAACGCTGGAAAGGGCTTCGTCCAGGCCCAGTTGCTGACGTCCGAATTGGACCTCCGACGGGTCGATGACGGAGACGGCCGCCGGAACGTCGACCCAATCTTCGGGGATGCGGCGACTGTGCACGGGGAGCGAGTCGATGGACGGACTCTCATACGCCGCCGGCCCGGTTTCTGCTTCAGGTCCCGCGGCGTCGGCATGCGGGCCGGCGTTCGTGAGGTTCTCCTCCGTCCGAGCGCCGTCGGCCCAGAGGCCGAAGACCAGGATCAATGTTGCTGTCAGCCGCATGAGCTGGCCAGGAACCCGTTTGCTCATTCGGATCGGGGCAAGGAGGCATCTTCGCATCGTGTGTTGGATCTCAGTTCGAGCGGCCGGCTCATTGAAGCAGAGTGGGAAGCGGCAGTCACCAGGACGCAGGAGACCTCTCTTGCCAGCGAGAGTCCTGATCTGTTCCAAAAAGGGACGAGAAGATCGTATTGTGGCGAATATCTGAAGGAAAGGTGGCCTCCCGCCGAAACCGGTATGAAGGGAACGCTGCTAGCATCAACCCCCGAAACGCCGGCAAATCATCTGCGAGGATATCGATCGTGGATAGCGGAAAACAGGATCCGTGGAGGCCGTCAGCCGGGATCCAGCAGCTCTACGTCGACCATTCGAAGAGCCGTCCTGCGGTAGGCGCCGAACGGGCCATCCACTACACCGAGTTCTACAAACGCGATGCGGAAGACTACGCATCCACGGCACTGCGGAATGCGCATTGTCTCGCCTACCACCTGAAGCACCGCTCCATCCAGATCCATCCCGGAGAGCTGATCGTCGGTTCGCATACCGAGCACCGGATCGGCGCCATCTGCCACATCGAGAAAGCCGGTGTGGCGATGCTGGAAGACGTGCTGCGCTTCGAGAAACGCCCCGTCAATCCGCTCCACATTCGCGCAGCCGACAAATGGAAACTGGTGCGGACGGTGATCCCCTACTGGTTGCGCCGCAGTCTCCCAATGCGGGCTTTTTCCTTGCGAGAGCAGCTCGGCTATGCGCGGGATCAACTCGGTGCGGCGCACTTCGTGATCAACGAAGCCGGCGGTGTGGCTCATTTTCTTCCAGACTACAGCGAGCTCATTCGACTTGGAACGAAGGGGTACCGCAAGAAACTCGATGAGCGTCTGGCGCGGGGGGACACGAGCCCGGCGCAACGGAATCAACTCGAAGCGAGCCACATCTGCCTCACGGCCCTCGAAGCATTTGCGGATCGCTATCGGGTTGAAGCCGAAAGACAAGGCAGGGCGGACCTGGCCAGGTTGCTTCTCAACGTTCCCCGCAACCCGGCCACCAACCTTCACGAGGCGCTCCAGCTGATCTGGTTCTTCCAGCTGGTGATCCAGGTCGAATCGATCGATCAGGGGATCAGCCTCGGTAGGATCGACCAGTACCTCTACGAGCTCTATTTCCGCGAGCAAGAGCAGGAGGAGTTCGACGCGAATCGCGTGCGCGATCTCTTCGCCGCGTTCTGCCTCAAGCTCTCCGAGGTGATTCCACTCTTTTCGAGTCGCTCGACCGAGTATTTCGCGGGGTTGCCGACTGGATAGGCCCTGACCCTGGGAGGGGTCGATGCTTCCGGCGACGATGCGACCAATGCGTTGAGCTTCCTGCTGCTCGACGTCCTCGAGGGTTTCAAGACCCGACAGCCCAACTGGCATGCCCGCATCAGCAAGAACACCGATCCCGCGTTCACTCGACGGGTCGTGGAGGTCATCGCCGGCGGCGGCGGCTCTCCGGCTCTCTACAACGACGACGTGATCATGCCGGCCATGGCGCGGCGCGGTGTCGACCACAAGAAGGTCTGGAACTACGCGACTGTCGGGTGCGTGGAGCCGGCACTGTCTTGCGAGAGCTTTACGTCTTCGGATGCCGCGATCTTCAATCTGGCCATCGGTCTCGAGTTGTTGCTCGGTGGCGGGCGACGCATGAAGGATGCGACCCCGTGCCGACGTCCGTGGCTCGATTCGATCGGGTGCATGGATGATCTGCTCGAATCGCTGGAAGAGCAAACGCAGGATCGCCTCGAGATGTTGAAGCAGTCTCTCGATGCCATAGAGAAAGCCAACGCGGAGTACTTTCCGACACCCTTCTCCTCGCTCACGATCGGCGGATGCATCGAGAATGCGACCGACTCCACTCGCGGCGGGGCGTTCTACAACGCGTCGGGAATCCAGGCGGTGGGCGTTGCCGATCTCGCCAACTCCCTGGCTGTCATCCAGGAGCTGGTCTTCGATTCGAAGCAGGTATCACTGGAGGAGATCGCCAACGCCTGTGCGACCAACTTCGAGGGCCAGGAGCTGCTCCAGGCACGAGCCCGCAAGATCGCGAGCTTCGGGAACGACGACGCCTGGGTGGACGAGCTGGCCGCTGAGGTCGCGTCGCTATTCGATCGATGCGTGTCCCGATACACGAATACGCGCGGTGGGCGCTGGATGCCGGGCTACTACTCGATGACCTGCCACCAGGCCTTCGGAAAGAAGATGGCGGCCCTGCCTTCGGGGCGGCTCGCCGGCCGGCCGCTGGCAGACGGGCTTGCCCCGGTGGACGGTTCGGATCTGCTCGGCCCCACGGCCTCGCTCAATTCGGTGGCCAAACTCGACCATCGGGCATTTGGCAACGGGATCAACGTCAACATCAAATTCGACGCGCAGACGGTTGCGGATGCAGCCGGCAAGGCTTCTCTCGAGGCTCTCGTGCTGGGATATTTCGACCAGGGCGGCATGCAGCTGCAGATCAATGTCCTCGACCCTGCCGTGCTGGAAGACGCGATGCGCA contains:
- a CDS encoding TonB-dependent receptor — protein: MSKRVPGQLMRLTATLILVFGLWADGARTEENLTNAGPHADAAGPEAETGPAAYESPSIDSLPVHSRRIPEDWVDVPAAVSVIDPSEVQFGRQQLGLDEALSSVPGLFMQNRANFAQDLRISSRGFGARSSFGIRGIKLFVDGIPATLPDGQAGVDAIDLGSTGRVEVLRGPASSLYGSAAGGVIHLHTEEPPDLPFVEGRVSYGAQGFARQQLKTAGRGGPVDYLVNATRTHVDGYRNQSGFRASNLNGRFRWQVDESSQLQLVLNAVDSPKADDPGGLTREEVHTDRRQARTRNLLFDTGEEVDQQKLGLLYRKAFGDAHEIAARSYVVQRDFENRLPFTSGGAVDLERLFFGGGLSYRGKGTLFDRQHQLVVGLDVDAQRDRRKRFDNLMGDRGPLVFDQHEDVTGWGLYAQGQIDLGHDFELSLGARFDRVEFDVDDDFLSDGDDSGEIHFDEFSPALALLWHPTTAFNVYGRISTSFETPTTTELADPEGSGGFNTSLEPQTALGYELGVKGLLPGRLRYELVVYDIDVDDELVPFEVASMPERRFFRNAGESSRRGVEAALAVEPHPGLTLSLAYAHSDLRFDRYRTPAGRFDGNRIPGAPRNQFHAEIAFRHRSGFFVSWDALYVGHIYLNDANTAKDGSALVSNLRLAWPLHAGHLRITPFFGVNNLFDRAYQSNVRINAFGGRYYEPAPDRNLYGGVGVRWEFGSDAP